The proteins below are encoded in one region of Leptotrichia sp. oral taxon 218:
- the speE gene encoding polyamine aminopropyltransferase: protein MELWYTEEHTKDVRFSIKVDKQLVSFKSEFQRIDIFESKEFGKFLTLDGFMMLTEKDEFIYHEMITHIPMAVNPNAKKILVIGAGDGGTVRELVKYDHIEKIDMVEIDKAVVDLCREFLPTTACKLDDKRVNIYYEDGLKFVRSKHNEYDIVIVDSTDPFGPGEDLFTREFYGNCFNALKDDGILVNQHESPYYEADAIASKRANKQLRAVFPFATVYQLHIPTYPSGHWLFGFASKKYNPVTDLKADIWNSFGIKTKYYNTELHKGAFALPNYVKELISD, encoded by the coding sequence ATGGAACTTTGGTATACGGAAGAACATACAAAAGATGTTCGTTTTTCAATAAAAGTTGACAAGCAGTTAGTCAGTTTTAAAAGTGAGTTTCAAAGAATTGATATTTTTGAATCGAAAGAGTTTGGGAAATTTTTGACGCTGGATGGATTTATGATGCTTACAGAAAAAGATGAGTTTATTTATCACGAAATGATAACTCATATTCCGATGGCAGTTAATCCAAATGCAAAGAAAATACTTGTAATTGGCGCAGGAGATGGTGGAACAGTAAGAGAACTTGTAAAATACGATCATATTGAAAAAATAGATATGGTTGAAATTGATAAAGCTGTAGTTGACCTGTGCCGTGAATTTTTACCAACAACTGCTTGTAAATTAGATGATAAAAGAGTAAATATATATTATGAAGATGGCTTAAAATTTGTCAGATCAAAACATAATGAATACGACATTGTAATTGTCGATTCCACAGATCCTTTTGGACCAGGAGAAGATCTGTTTACAAGGGAGTTTTATGGAAATTGCTTTAATGCTCTAAAAGATGACGGAATACTTGTCAATCAGCATGAAAGTCCTTATTATGAAGCCGATGCAATTGCATCAAAAAGAGCAAATAAACAGCTAAGAGCTGTCTTTCCGTTTGCAACAGTTTATCAGCTTCACATTCCAACATATCCATCAGGACACTGGCTATTTGGATTTGCTTCAAAAAAATATAATCCAGTAACTGACTTAAAAGCTGATATCTGGAACAGTTTTGGGATAAAGACGAAATACTATAATACAGAACTTCACAAAGGAGCTTTTGCGCTGCCAAATTATGTAAAAGAACTCATTAGTGATTAG
- a CDS encoding aspartate-semialdehyde dehydrogenase → MSKKYSVAVVGATGLVGRTFLKVLKERNFPVGELYLYASARSAGKKVEWNGKEYTVIELKDENIRDDIDVALFSAGGKASLEFAPKFRDKGAVVVDNSSAWRMEKNIPLVVPEANPEALENHPGIIANPNCSTIQVMPVLKVLQEKYGLKRVVYSTYQAVAGSGQKGLDDLENNLKGKPSTNYPHQIAFNALPHIDVFLDNGYTKEEEKMINETRKILNLPDLKVTATCVRVPVKFGHGVSVNVELEKPFELADVVKAFEEKEGVIVQNDGKNNVYPMPIIAQDTDEVYVGRIRRDDTVESGLNLWVVADNIRKGAATNTIQIAETLIKEGKL, encoded by the coding sequence ATGAGTAAAAAATATAGTGTAGCAGTTGTGGGAGCAACTGGATTAGTGGGAAGAACTTTTTTAAAAGTGTTAAAAGAGAGAAATTTTCCAGTGGGAGAACTTTATCTTTATGCATCAGCTAGATCGGCAGGGAAAAAAGTTGAATGGAATGGAAAAGAGTACACAGTTATCGAATTAAAAGATGAAAATATAAGAGATGACATTGATGTGGCTTTATTTTCTGCAGGTGGAAAAGCTTCACTTGAATTTGCACCAAAATTTAGAGATAAAGGTGCTGTAGTAGTCGACAATAGTAGTGCTTGGAGAATGGAAAAAAATATTCCATTAGTTGTGCCGGAAGCAAACCCAGAAGCATTAGAAAATCATCCTGGAATTATTGCAAATCCAAATTGCTCGACAATTCAAGTTATGCCTGTACTAAAAGTATTACAAGAAAAATATGGACTAAAAAGGGTAGTTTACTCGACTTATCAAGCTGTGGCAGGTTCTGGACAAAAAGGATTAGATGATCTAGAAAATAATTTAAAAGGAAAACCTTCAACAAATTATCCTCATCAAATTGCTTTTAATGCATTGCCACACATAGATGTATTTTTAGATAACGGATACACAAAAGAAGAAGAAAAAATGATAAACGAAACAAGAAAAATTTTAAATTTACCAGATTTAAAAGTTACTGCAACTTGTGTAAGAGTGCCAGTTAAATTTGGACATGGAGTTTCAGTGAATGTGGAATTGGAAAAACCATTTGAATTAGCAGATGTTGTAAAAGCGTTTGAAGAAAAAGAAGGAGTAATTGTTCAAAACGACGGAAAAAACAATGTTTATCCAATGCCAATAATTGCACAGGACACAGATGAAGTTTATGTCGGAAGAATAAGAAGAGATGACACAGTTGAAAGCGGTCTTAATTTATGGGTAGTTGCTGACAACATAAGAAAAGGTGCGGCTACAAACACAATTCAAATTGCAGAAACTTTGATAAAAGAAGGAAAGTTATAG
- a CDS encoding viral A-type inclusion protein: MAKKEEKIEKTKLTLTEDEIKDLNEDGIKNLLINKAILDTAKKYEFTDEEKEEFDYFYKNEKNKFFVAKLIEGKISVNENEVTEIYTKNKANFDAQNIPFSQAKEIIQRDLLNQQVATLEAEELDKLVQEMEDKVEITKEEILFSKGNSEVLKTLIVGKIIAKKMEEKDFEEKNKKDLEIVKDNVYINYYLDLQVRKNVKVTQEEITEIYEREKAKLGNVTPNSAYQQIANGLLNNKAVQERNNLIDQIAKDYNVEEVAKEYIK, encoded by the coding sequence ATGGCTAAAAAAGAAGAAAAAATTGAAAAAACAAAATTGACTTTGACTGAAGACGAAATAAAAGATTTAAATGAAGATGGAATAAAAAATCTTTTGATTAATAAAGCAATTTTGGATACAGCAAAAAAATATGAATTTACAGATGAAGAAAAAGAAGAATTTGATTATTTCTACAAAAATGAAAAAAATAAATTTTTCGTTGCAAAATTAATCGAAGGAAAAATTTCAGTAAATGAAAATGAAGTTACAGAAATTTACACTAAAAATAAAGCAAATTTCGATGCTCAAAATATTCCTTTTTCACAAGCAAAAGAAATTATCCAAAGAGATTTGTTAAACCAACAAGTTGCAACTCTTGAAGCTGAAGAATTAGATAAATTAGTTCAAGAAATGGAAGATAAAGTGGAAATTACAAAAGAAGAAATTTTATTTTCTAAAGGAAATTCAGAAGTTTTAAAAACATTGATTGTTGGAAAAATAATTGCTAAAAAAATGGAAGAAAAAGATTTTGAAGAAAAAAATAAAAAAGATTTGGAAATCGTTAAAGATAATGTTTACATTAACTATTACTTGGATTTACAAGTTAGAAAAAATGTAAAAGTGACTCAAGAAGAAATTACAGAAATTTATGAAAGAGAAAAAGCAAAATTAGGAAATGTGACTCCAAACAGCGCATACCAACAAATTGCAAATGGTTTATTAAACAACAAAGCTGTGCAAGAAAGAAACAACTTAATTGATCAAATTGCAAAAGACTATAATGTAGAAGAAGTTGCAAAAGAATATATTAAATAA
- a CDS encoding succinate dehydrogenase/fumarate reductase iron-sulfur subunit encodes MRNFLKLILLSLVISQFGLANQDSLKKLSFQSEWRNRYTDRTGDEANNLGNKGFKGSNRNRSRFRNTTSGTMKLSDEFDMDGNFRILRNQDVIYGKPSTRTSEHELWETEFSLTKNLKLGNLDTKWNLGWENKTNRLRAEKTSGSYKTTGASNEIYFGPSFDLKLFGQKIGTSLQLAYFDIKDNKTGDYYLIGSKLARGKGEGWGINLNLNNSNDILKGKYGTLSYNINLLNKLRDIRGKIAATNEEAKSSVYLDYVTNLVYTTPSFVGFTAFVSPGNEYEKHTAKTGYDNTFTIWTGIGYKKSIETNVGTITLNPSVKYSALERYTYKTKNNKKTIERNELRTGITVSLATK; translated from the coding sequence ATGAGAAATTTTTTAAAATTAATTTTGTTGAGTTTAGTAATTTCGCAATTTGGATTGGCAAATCAGGATTCATTAAAAAAACTTAGTTTTCAAAGTGAATGGAGAAACCGTTATACAGATAGAACTGGAGATGAAGCAAATAACTTAGGGAATAAAGGATTTAAAGGATCAAATAGAAACAGAAGCCGTTTTCGAAACACAACTTCTGGGACGATGAAATTATCAGATGAATTTGATATGGACGGAAACTTTAGAATTTTGAGAAACCAAGATGTAATTTATGGAAAACCTAGTACAAGAACTTCGGAACACGAACTTTGGGAAACAGAGTTTTCACTTACAAAAAATTTAAAATTAGGAAATCTTGATACAAAATGGAACTTAGGCTGGGAAAATAAGACGAATAGACTAAGAGCCGAAAAAACAAGTGGAAGCTATAAAACTACAGGAGCTTCAAATGAAATCTATTTTGGACCTTCCTTCGACCTTAAATTATTTGGTCAAAAAATAGGAACTAGTTTACAATTGGCATATTTTGACATAAAAGATAATAAAACAGGCGATTATTATTTAATTGGAAGCAAATTAGCAAGAGGAAAAGGGGAAGGTTGGGGAATAAACCTTAACTTAAACAACTCAAATGACATTTTAAAAGGAAAATACGGAACTTTAAGCTATAACATTAATTTACTAAATAAATTGAGAGATATAAGAGGAAAAATAGCTGCAACGAATGAAGAAGCAAAATCAAGCGTCTATTTAGATTATGTGACAAATTTAGTATACACAACTCCTTCATTTGTTGGATTTACAGCATTTGTCTCACCTGGAAACGAATATGAAAAACATACGGCAAAAACAGGATATGACAACACATTTACGATTTGGACAGGTATTGGATATAAAAAATCGATTGAAACAAATGTTGGAACAATTACTCTTAATCCATCTGTAAAATACAGTGCACTTGAAAGATATACATACAAAACTAAAAACAATAAAAAAACAATTGAAAGAAATGAGTTGAGAACTGGAATAACAGTGAGTTTAGCGACAAAATAA